Proteins co-encoded in one Gossypium arboreum isolate Shixiya-1 chromosome 11, ASM2569848v2, whole genome shotgun sequence genomic window:
- the LOC108471600 gene encoding uncharacterized protein LOC108471600 has translation MAEMAQLLKGATDKGKAPMTITEEDNEDHPLGFTPPHVQTQPEAYPRRPSITIRSQHGQVDAGIPMNFQTGSGFNPGDNPTNPVIPDLDIAEKEEMRLESSRQLEERCRWLEKKSKALENIDNRQGIDAKDLSLVPDLVLPHKFKMPKFEKYNGTTCPEAHITMFYRRMTGYVNNDQLLIHCFQDSLVGAAARWYNQLSRARIGSWRDLAQAFMQQYNHAPFITHMIGSTTKSFADIVMAGEMIENAIRGGKIEGEAVKRSVPRRKDNEDSQKQGSGSRQNSEKVSFTPIPVAYRELYQSLFNVHAIAPFHLKPLQPPYPKWYDANAKYEYHEGISGHSIENCIGFKKVVERLIKMGVVKFDDTPNTENLLPNHVDQGVNAIGDTGMRRIKEDVAEVRMPMKVIWEEMVKREMIISEEGSRGVRDYYEFHVEEGHEIQECDDFKALVQSLMDNKELEFYEAGSDEGHICALEREPKNQRINRPGIIISLPRNNEVETQTAPKVIIHKPVSFPYKDNKRVPWNYDCNVTMPKKEDIASASKEAQDEGSYIRSGKRYDVEGVRVEPTKAKAFDKGKETEILVNESVKEEEAREFLKFLKHSEYSVVKQLRKQLARISVLALLLSSEVHREALMKVLNETYVTNDISVNKLDRLVSNISADNFIYFNDDEIPPGGMGSAKALRITTRCKGYTLPSVLIDNGSALNVLPLSTLNRLPIESSHMKTCHNIVRAFDGTERKVMGRIDIPLMIGPNTYEVEFLVMDIKPSYNCLLERPWIHSAGAVPSSLHQKLKLVADGRLVSINAEEDIIATVINDAPYVEANKEDIECSFRSLEFINATFISERNEVPVPRISRTTRMSLQLTMGRGALPGKGLGRYLQ, from the exons atggctgaaatggctcagctgctgAAAGGGGCAACAGATAAAGGAAAGGCCCCTATGACTATCACTGAAGAGGATAATGAAGACCATCCTCTGGGTTTTACTCCACCCCATGTACAAACTCAACCTGAGGCGTATCCCCGAAGGCCGTCCATCACAATAAGATCTCAACATGGGCAAGTTGATGCTGGAATACCCATGAATTTTCAAACTGGCTCGGGATTTAACCCAGGAGACAATCCTACCAATCCAGTCATCCCTGATTTAGATATAGCAGAAAAAGAAGAGATGAGACTCGAATCATCAAGGCAATTAGAGGAACGTTGCAGATGGTTAGAGAAAAAATCTAAGGCATTAGAAAACATTGATAATCGTCAAGGAATTGATGCTAAGgacttgagtttggtcccagatttggtgcttcctcataagtTTAAGATGCCgaaatttgagaagtacaatgggactacttgccctgAGGCCCATATCACCATGTTCTATAGGCGGATGACTGgctatgtaaacaatgatcaattattgatccattgttttcaagacagtTTGGTTGGGGCAGCAGCTAGATGGTATAATCAATTGAGTCGCGCAAGGATTGGTTCCTGGAGAGATTTAGCACAAGCCTTTATGCAGCAGTATAatcat GCCCCATTCATTActcatatgattggaagtaccaccaaAAGCTTCgctgatatagttatggcaggagaaATGATTGAAAATGCCATAAGGGGTGGCAAGATAGAGGGGGAGGCTGTTAAAAGATCGGTCCCAAGAAGGAAAGATAATGAG GATTCCCAAAAGCAAGGATCTGGTTCGAGACAAAATTCTGAAAAGGTCTCATTTACACCTATCCCAGTGGCATATCGGGAGCTTTATCAAAGTTTATTCAATGTGCATGCAATAGCTCCTTTTCATTTGAAACCGTTGCAAcccccatatcccaaatggtatgatgcaaacgcCAAATATGAATACCATGAGGGGATATCAGGGCATTCAATCGAAAATTGCATTGGTTTTAAAAAGGTAGTGGAAAGACTAATCAAGATGGGGGTCGTAAAATTTGACGACACCCCTAATACAGAGAACCTGTTGCCAAACCATGTTGATCAAGGGGTAAACGCAATTGGAGACACTGGTATGAGAAGGATCAAAGAAGACGTGGCTGAGGTAAGAATGCCGATGAAAGTAATCTgggaagaaatggtgaaaagagAAATGATAATCTCTGAAGAAGGAAGTAGAGGAGTGAGGGACTACTACGAGTTCCATGTAGAAGAGGGACATGAAATCCAGGAATGTGACGATTTTAAGGCTTTGGTACAAAGCcttatggataataaggagctggaattttATGAAGCTGGCTCAGATGAGGGTCATATATGCGCATTGGAAAGGGAACCCAAGAATCAAAGAATCAACCGGCCAGGGATCATTATTTCTCTACCAAGGAATAATGAAGTTGAAACACAAACAGCACCGAAAGTCATTATTCACAAACCtgtttcctttccttataaggataatAAGAGGGTACCCTGGAATTATGACTGCAATGTGACAATGCCGAAGAAAGAGGATATAGCTAGTGCTTCTAAGGAGGCTCAAGATGAGGGTTCTTACATACGtagtgggaagcgttatgatgTAGAAGGCGTCAGAGTTGAGCCCACGAAAGCAAAAGCCTTTGACAAAGGAAAGGAGACTGAAATACTGGTTAACGAGTcagtgaaggaagaagaagccAGAGAGTTTCTAAAATTCTTAAAACACAGTGAGTACAGCGTGGTTAAACAGTTGCGCAAACAACTGGCCCGCATATCAGTATTGGCTTTACTTCTGAGTTCCGAGGTACATCGGGAAGCATTAATGAAGGTGCTCAACGAGACTTACGTTACTAATGATATATCCGTCAATAAGTTGGATCGATTGGTTAGTAACAtaagtgctgacaatttcatctatttcaatgATGACGAAATCCCACCTGGTGGTATGGGATCAGCTAAAGCTTTGCGCATCACCACTCGCTGCAAGGGATATACATTGCCAAGTGTGCTTATTGATAATGGATCAGCCTTAAATGTCTTACCATTATCtacattgaacagattacccatagAAAGTTCTCACATGAAAACATGCCATAATATAGTGAGAGCATTCGATGGTACAGAGAGAAAGGTCATGGGAAGAATTGATATTCCTTTGATGATTGGGCCAAACACTTATGAGGTGGAATTTTtagtgatggacatcaagccctctTATAATTGCCTGTTGGAGAGGCcttggatacactcggcaggagcggtgccctcatCTTTGCACCAGAAATTGAAGTTAGTAGCTGATGGAAGGTTGGTTTCCATAaatgcggaggaggacattatagcgACAGTTATCAATGACGCACCCTATGTAGAAGCAAACAAGGAGGACATTGAATGCTCTTTTCGTTCATTAGAATTCATTAATGCAACATTCATTTCAGAGAGGAATGAGGTGCCGGTGCCTAGGATATCCAGAACTACAAGAATGAGTTTGCAGTTAACAATGGGGAGAGGAGCCTTGCCAGGAAAAGGATTGGGAAGATATCTTCAATGA